The window TAATTGACTTTATAACTAGGTTGTTATACATTAGTATTCACATATGAATTCGGATAATTTATGAAAAGAGGGAAATAGGATGGGGAATTTAAAAGGGAAAGTTGCAGTTATCTCTGGTGCGGGAAGTGGTTTAGGCAAAGAAACGGCGCTTGCCTATGCAAAAGCAGGAGCAAATTTAGTCATTTGCGGTCGTAATTATGGCAAGCTTGAACAAGTGGAAGACTTGATCACCAGCCAGTACAGTGTGTCTGTATTACCAATCCGTGCTGACGTATCATCTGAATCAGACGTTAAAATGCTCATTCAAGCAGCATTAGCAAAGTTTCAAAGGATTGATATTTTAATCAATAATGCTGCTGTTTTTCAGCAATATCCTATCATCGACAGCCCACTTGATTCTTGGGAGTATCAAATCAACAACAATGCCACCAGTGTATTTTTAATGATGCGCGAAGTTTTACCGATTATGAGAAACCAAAAATCAGGACATGTTATCAA of the Bacillus sp. 1NLA3E genome contains:
- a CDS encoding SDR family NAD(P)-dependent oxidoreductase, with amino-acid sequence MGNLKGKVAVISGAGSGLGKETALAYAKAGANLVICGRNYGKLEQVEDLITSQYSVSVLPIRADVSSESDVKMLIQAALAKFQRIDILINNAAVFQQYPIIDSPLDSWEYQINNNATSVFLMMREVLPIMRNQKSGHVINITTGLVREGAGSFGAYAASKAAVEALTFSIEDEEHKNGLQFHVFNPGVMKTNLATIGDDPANVAPYLVELAQTDSKGDKKVIQLRDFQLSEK